A genomic stretch from Vibrio algarum includes:
- a CDS encoding NifB/NifX family molybdenum-iron cluster-binding protein: MIYAIPHSRNCVANHFMKAKKFAFLNEDNLLIEDIVSPSAGGDSSCSDKKETITLIENMKADAVIVHNIGERALGKLLKSGIRVFRVKQQTQVTAATSSSMTELTESSQGRPSNNHLKKGGCSGHSGSCSGHSGGCGHHLGETTRGHKKHGKMNAISSLSPLHKK; encoded by the coding sequence ATGATTTATGCAATCCCACATAGCCGAAATTGCGTCGCTAATCATTTCATGAAAGCAAAAAAATTCGCTTTCTTAAACGAAGATAATTTATTGATAGAAGATATCGTTAGCCCTAGCGCGGGTGGCGACTCATCTTGCAGTGATAAAAAAGAGACTATTACTCTCATTGAAAATATGAAGGCAGATGCCGTCATTGTACACAATATTGGCGAACGCGCTCTTGGTAAGCTACTTAAATCAGGTATTCGTGTTTTCAGAGTTAAACAACAAACTCAAGTAACGGCAGCAACTAGCAGTTCTATGACAGAACTAACTGAATCCTCCCAAGGACGTCCTTCGAATAACCACCTTAAAAAAGGAGGATGTTCTGGTCATTCAGGTTCTTGTTCAGGGCACTCTGGCGGTTGTGGCCACCACCTTGGCGAAACAACAAGAGGCCACAAAAAACATGGAAAAATGAACGCTATTTCCTCGCTTTCTCCACTACATAAAAAGTAG
- the nqrM gene encoding (Na+)-NQR maturation NqrM — MIIMLITFGAFLIVILLMAIGVILNKRTIQGSCGGLNTVGVDRVCNCEDVCDEHKLYQISEPEENNK, encoded by the coding sequence ATGATAATCATGCTCATAACCTTTGGTGCATTTCTAATTGTGATTCTGTTAATGGCCATTGGCGTTATTCTGAATAAGAGAACGATACAAGGTAGCTGTGGTGGCTTAAATACAGTGGGCGTTGACCGTGTTTGTAACTGTGAAGACGTTTGTGATGAGCATAAACTCTATCAGATATCAGAGCCTGAAGAGAATAATAAATAA
- a CDS encoding acetate uptake transporter, with the protein MSTQLANPAPLGLMGFGMTTILLNIHNAGFFPIDSMILAMGIFYGGLGQVIVGIMCFKRGDTFGTTAFTSYGLFWLTLVGLIVMPEMGLAASPESFMGWYLALWAVFTGFMFIGSLCYPTAKQVVFGSLTILFALLALRDFTGSELVGTIAGFEGIFVGASAIYFAMAQVLNNEFGREVLPVGKPVIGRVKEETVATAQAVA; encoded by the coding sequence ATGTCGACACAACTAGCAAATCCAGCTCCATTAGGTCTAATGGGCTTTGGGATGACAACTATTCTTTTGAATATCCACAATGCAGGATTTTTCCCAATCGATTCTATGATCCTAGCAATGGGTATCTTTTACGGCGGTCTTGGCCAAGTTATTGTTGGTATCATGTGCTTCAAGCGTGGTGATACATTCGGTACTACGGCGTTTACTTCTTATGGTTTATTCTGGTTAACTCTAGTTGGCTTGATTGTTATGCCTGAGATGGGATTAGCTGCGAGCCCAGAATCGTTTATGGGTTGGTATCTTGCTCTTTGGGCTGTATTCACTGGTTTTATGTTTATTGGCTCTCTTTGTTACCCAACAGCGAAGCAAGTGGTATTTGGTTCTCTAACTATTCTGTTTGCTCTGTTAGCGCTTCGTGATTTCACTGGCAGCGAATTAGTGGGTACTATTGCCGGTTTTGAAGGTATTTTTGTTGGTGCGAGTGCTATTTATTTCGCTATGGCGCAAGTCCTTAATAACGAGTTTGGTCGTGAAGTATTACCTGTAGGTAAACCAGTGATCGGTCGCGTTAAAGAAGAAACAGTAGCAACCGCACAAGCAGTTGCATAA
- the guaA gene encoding glutamine-hydrolyzing GMP synthase — protein MTKDIHDQRILILDFGSQYTQLIARRIREIGVYCELWSWDVDEADIRDFNPNGIILSGGPESVTEANSPRAPKYVFEAGVPVFGVCYGMQTMSEQLGGKVAGSDEREFGYAQVKVIAECELFKNIEDAIAEDGAPLLDVWMSHGDKVVEIPSNFTKVAETDTCPFAAMVNEEKKFYGVQFHPEVTHTRQGLRMLENFVLNICGCEKLWTSQSIIENAVANIKEQVGDDEIILALSGGVDSSVVAMLVQRAVGDKLTCVFVDNGLLRLDEGQQVMDMFGDHFGLNIIKVEAEERFLNALAGEVDPEKKRKIIGHQFINVFDQESQKLKNAKWLAQGTIYPDVIESAASKTGKAHVIKSHHNVGGLPDDMEMGLVEPLRELFKDEVRKIGLELGLPYNMLYRHPFPGPGLGVRVLGEIKKEYCDLLRRADAIFIEELHNADLYNKVSQAFTVFLPVRSVGVMGDGRKYDWVVSLRAVETIDFMTAHWAHLPYDFLGKVSNRIINEVDGISRVVYDISGKPPATIEWE, from the coding sequence ATGACAAAAGACATCCATGATCAACGAATTCTGATTTTAGATTTTGGCTCTCAATACACACAGCTTATTGCTCGTCGTATTCGTGAAATTGGCGTTTACTGTGAATTGTGGAGCTGGGATGTGGATGAAGCGGATATTCGTGATTTCAATCCTAACGGTATTATTCTTTCTGGCGGCCCTGAAAGCGTTACAGAAGCAAACTCTCCGCGTGCGCCTAAGTATGTTTTCGAAGCAGGTGTTCCTGTATTTGGTGTCTGTTACGGAATGCAGACTATGTCTGAGCAGCTTGGTGGTAAAGTAGCAGGCTCTGACGAGCGTGAGTTTGGTTATGCTCAAGTTAAAGTTATTGCTGAGTGTGAACTGTTTAAAAACATTGAAGATGCTATTGCAGAAGATGGCGCACCACTCCTAGATGTTTGGATGAGTCACGGTGACAAAGTGGTAGAAATACCATCTAATTTTACCAAGGTTGCAGAAACCGATACGTGTCCATTTGCCGCAATGGTGAATGAAGAGAAGAAGTTTTATGGTGTGCAGTTTCACCCAGAGGTAACGCATACTCGTCAAGGGCTGCGTATGTTAGAGAACTTTGTTCTCAATATCTGTGGCTGTGAAAAACTTTGGACTTCTCAGTCTATTATTGAAAATGCGGTTGCTAACATTAAAGAGCAAGTAGGGGATGACGAAATTATCCTAGCATTGTCAGGTGGAGTGGATTCTTCTGTTGTTGCTATGCTTGTTCAGCGAGCCGTTGGCGATAAACTGACCTGCGTATTTGTAGATAACGGTTTACTGCGTTTAGACGAAGGCCAACAAGTGATGGATATGTTTGGTGATCATTTTGGTCTGAACATCATCAAAGTTGAAGCTGAAGAACGCTTTCTAAATGCATTGGCTGGTGAAGTAGACCCAGAGAAAAAACGTAAGATCATTGGTCATCAGTTTATTAATGTCTTTGATCAGGAGTCACAGAAGCTTAAAAATGCTAAGTGGCTTGCCCAAGGAACTATTTACCCGGACGTCATTGAATCTGCAGCATCAAAAACTGGTAAGGCACATGTCATAAAGTCTCACCATAACGTTGGTGGCCTGCCAGACGATATGGAAATGGGTTTAGTCGAACCGCTGCGTGAACTGTTTAAAGATGAAGTGCGTAAAATCGGCTTAGAGCTTGGCCTTCCTTACAATATGCTTTATCGCCACCCGTTCCCAGGGCCTGGTTTAGGTGTTCGTGTACTTGGTGAAATCAAGAAAGAGTATTGCGATCTTCTTCGTCGTGCTGACGCTATCTTTATCGAAGAGCTGCACAATGCTGACCTTTATAATAAGGTTTCTCAAGCATTTACGGTATTCCTTCCTGTCCGCTCTGTTGGCGTAATGGGTGATGGCCGTAAATATGATTGGGTTGTCTCTTTGAGAGCAGTTGAAACTATCGACTTTATGACGGCACATTGGGCGCATTTACCATATGATTTCTTAGGTAAAGTATCTAACAGAATTATCAATGAAGTAGATGGTATATCCCGAGTGGTATATGACATTTCTGGTAAACCACCTGCGACCATTGAATGGGAATAA
- the guaB gene encoding IMP dehydrogenase: protein MLRIAKEALTFDDVLLVPAHSTVLPNTADLRTKLTKNISLNIPMLSASMDTVTEARLAIALAQEGGIGFIHKNMSIEEQAEQVRLVKIFEAGVVSHPVTVKPTNTIADVLALTEKNGFAGYPVVADNNELVGIITGRDIRFVTDLEKTVDKVMTPKARLATVKEGASPEDVQEEMHKARVEKVLVVNDAFQLTGMITAKDFHKAERKPNACKDDKGRLRVGAAVGAGAGNEERVAALVEAGVDVLLIDSSHGHSEGVLTRIRETRAAHPNLEIIGGNVATGAGAKALIEAGVSAVKVGIGPGSICTTRIVTGVGVPQVTAISDAVEVADQYGVPVIADGGIRFSGDICKAIVAGASCVMVGSMFAGTEEAPGEIILYQGRSYKSYRGMGSLGAMSQGSSDRYFQSDNAADKLVPEGIEGRIAYKGRLKEIVHQQMGGLRSSMGLTGSATIEDMRTKAEFVRISGAGMKESHVHDVQITKEAPNYRLG from the coding sequence ATGCTACGAATAGCAAAAGAAGCACTCACCTTTGATGACGTATTACTCGTCCCTGCACATTCGACAGTTCTTCCTAATACAGCGGACCTTCGCACTAAGTTAACTAAAAATATTTCGCTGAACATTCCTATGTTATCTGCATCTATGGATACAGTTACGGAAGCTCGCCTTGCAATCGCCTTGGCTCAAGAAGGCGGTATCGGTTTTATCCATAAAAACATGTCTATTGAAGAACAAGCTGAACAAGTGCGTTTAGTGAAGATCTTTGAAGCTGGTGTAGTATCACATCCAGTAACCGTTAAACCAACAAACACAATTGCAGATGTATTAGCGCTAACTGAAAAAAATGGTTTTGCTGGCTATCCTGTTGTTGCTGATAATAATGAATTGGTGGGTATTATTACCGGTCGTGATATTCGTTTTGTTACGGATCTTGAAAAAACCGTTGATAAGGTGATGACACCGAAAGCACGTCTAGCAACGGTAAAAGAAGGGGCTTCTCCAGAAGATGTCCAAGAAGAGATGCATAAAGCGCGTGTTGAAAAAGTATTGGTTGTAAACGATGCATTCCAACTTACCGGTATGATCACGGCAAAGGATTTCCATAAAGCAGAGCGCAAACCAAATGCGTGTAAAGATGATAAAGGTCGTCTTCGCGTTGGTGCTGCCGTTGGTGCTGGAGCGGGTAACGAAGAGCGTGTTGCTGCGCTTGTAGAAGCTGGTGTAGACGTATTGCTTATCGATTCTTCTCACGGTCATTCAGAAGGCGTGCTGACTCGGATTCGTGAAACCCGTGCTGCTCACCCTAATTTAGAAATCATTGGTGGTAACGTGGCAACTGGCGCAGGTGCTAAAGCGCTTATCGAAGCCGGTGTTAGTGCTGTCAAAGTAGGTATTGGCCCAGGTTCAATTTGTACTACTCGTATTGTTACTGGTGTTGGTGTTCCTCAAGTTACTGCGATCTCTGATGCAGTAGAAGTAGCAGACCAATATGGTGTTCCAGTTATTGCTGATGGTGGTATCCGTTTCTCTGGCGATATCTGTAAAGCGATTGTTGCTGGTGCATCTTGTGTAATGGTTGGTTCAATGTTCGCAGGTACCGAAGAAGCGCCTGGTGAAATCATCCTTTATCAAGGTCGTTCGTATAAGTCTTATCGTGGTATGGGCTCATTAGGGGCTATGTCTCAAGGTTCTTCAGATCGCTATTTCCAAAGTGATAATGCAGCAGACAAGCTTGTACCTGAAGGTATTGAAGGTCGAATTGCTTATAAAGGTCGTTTAAAAGAGATTGTTCATCAGCAGATGGGTGGCTTACGTTCAAGCATGGGCTTAACGGGTTCTGCAACCATTGAAGACATGCGAACTAAAGCTGAGTTCGTTCGTATTTCAGGCGCAGGAATGAAAGAATCCCACGTACATGATGTGCAGATAACGAAAGAAGCGCCAAACTACCGTTTAGGCTAA